The region CCTCCTGCCTCACCAGAGCATTGTCTGCTTCGTACTTAGAGCGCAGCTCCTCGTAGGAAGTCTGCAGTTCGTCCAGTTCTTTTTGGAGGGCCTGACTTTTCACTTTCTCATCATGTATTTCAGCTTTAAGTGCTTCCTGGCTGAGGAGGTGGGCCACCTTTAAATCCACATATTCCTGTTGCAAGGGCTTCATCTTCATGTCTTTCACATCTTTGTAAGCCTTGGAAGCAGTGATCACAGCTTTAATGACTTCTGGATCACTGAACCTCTCTAGTCTCTCAAGTTCCCTCTTTGCGTCTTCGGCCTGGCTGATAAGCGTTTCTTTGATATCTGTCTGCCTTTGTAACTGGAGTTTCGtctcttccagctcctccttcAGGTGGGCCAGTCTTTGGTTGTCTTCAAACCTTCCGGCTCTCTCTATTTCTAGAAGGGAGTTCAGTCTTTGGATTTCCCAGTGTAAGGCATTCGGCTGTGCAGGAGGGAACCTGCCTTCGGGGTTTTCCTGGACTCCCCTTCTCGCATGGGGTCCCATCATCCCACTGCGGTATCTCGGCGTATGATGAGACATTTTCTCCTAAATACAATCAGTAAAATAGTCGATTGGTAAACTACCTGAACGGTCGATCGGAAAGAGCTTTGAacgtctgaactggtcagtgatattgcaagcaatgaaaaatatgcagaattgtgttacatacaattctgcagttgatgacatcacagactgcatcgccagtgacatcacagaatcttcctttgctggcggtgtgacatcattccaccaccaaatatcttcctctttattcttgtttacattcaaaataatcCAGGATTCACTTGTTTTTATCCCAAATATCAGGgcatcaaactcatttccatttgggccaaatcaaaaatcaggatgttcttaaagggcctgTTGAGCCGAAACGTATTGATAAAAACCAAttcaattgttaaaatatcaataaataggtgtttcagcattcagtaagtgtttcttaaaacaacatcatattgaacatcttttcacactaatcagtccatccaggattgtttttgtggttctCTGCAATCaacatcacagattttgtggtgcaaatttagaaatatttgtaatttgttaGGAATTGTTTTGATATTTGCGCTAatatatgatgttaaatgtgatcttttATTAATTGCTCCATCAgtcatggactataacttgacatcaagtcaGGCTGAAACAGCAGCCACTGGAACCCAAATGGTTTcggccaattttgagaaaaaaaaaagttgctaaaatcagaaaaaaatgtggggatctgttgatttttgtgtgaattttgcagttATTAAAACTGGAAGTTttaatgtcacctctctggtggggaaggagccggagctagtgcgtgaggtcgagaagttccggctagaaatagtcggtctcacctcgactcatggctctggttctggaaccagtctccttgagaggggctggacatacttccactctggagttgcccaaggtgagaggcgtcgggcaggagtgggcatacttgttgctccccatcttggcgcctgtacgttggggtttaccccggtgaacgagagggtagcatccctccgcctacgggtggggggacgggttctgactgtcgtttgtgcttacgggccgaacgacagttcagattacccaccctttttggagtccttagagggggtactggagagtgctcctcctggggactcccttgttctgctgggggacttcaacgctcacgtgggcaatgacagtgagacctagaggggcgtggttgggaggaacggcccgcccgacctgaactcgagcggtgttctgttgctggacttctgtgctcgccatggattgtccataacgaacaccatgttcaagcataagggtgtccatatgtgcacttggcaccaggacaccctaggccgcagttcgatgatcgactttgtcatcgtttcatcggatctgcggccatttgtcttggacactcgggtgaagagaggtgcggagctgtccactgaccactacctggtggtgagttggctccggtggtgggggcgaaagccggtcagacctggcaggcccaaacgtgttgtgagggtctgctgggaacgtctggcggaatcccctgtgagacggagctttaactcccatctccggcaaaacttcgaacacgtcccgggggaggtgggggacatggagtctgagtggacagTGTTCCGtacctccattgtcgaggcagccgatcggagctgtggccgcaaggttgtcggtgcctgtcgcggcggcaaccctcggacccgctggtggacaccttcggtgagggatgccgtcaggctgaagaaggagtcctatcgggcctttttggcctgtgggactccggaagcagctgatgggtaccggcgggcgaagcggcatgcggctcgggcggttgctgaggcaaaaactcgggcgtgggaggagtttggagaggccatggagaaagacttccgtacggcttcgaggcgattctggtccaccatccggcgtctcaggggggggaagcggtgcagcaccaacactgtttatagtggggatggtgtgctgctgacctctactcgggacgttgtgggccggtgggcagagtacttcgaagacctcctcaatcccaccaacatgccttccactgaggaagcggagcctggggactctgggttgggctctccaatctctgggggcgaggtcaccgaggtggttaaaaagctcctcggtggcaaggctccgggggtggatgagatccgcccggagttccttaaggctctggatgttgtagggttgtgttggttgacgcgactctgcaatatcgcatggacatcgggggcagttcccctggattggcagactggggtggtggtccccctgttcaaaaagggggaccggagggtgtgctccaattatagaggggtcacactcttaagcctccctggcaaggtctattcaggggtcctggagaggagggtccgtcggatagtcgaacctcggattcaggaagagcagtgtggttttcgtcctggtcgtggaacactggaccagctctacaccctcggcagggtcctggagggtgcatgggagttcgcccaaccagtctacatgtgttttgtggacttggagaaggcgttcgaccgtgtccctcggggagccctgtggggggttctccgggagtatggggtaccgggacctttgatacgggctgtcaggtccctgtatgaccggtgtcagagtctggtccgcattgccggcagtaagtcgggctcgtttccggtgagagttggactccgccagggctgccctttgtcaccgattctgttcatcactttcatggacagaatttctaggcgcagccaaggtgttgaggggatccgatttggtggccttaggatctcatctctgatttttgcagacgatgtggtccttctggcttcatcagatcgtgatctgcagctctcgctggagcggttcgcagccgagtgtgaagcggccgggatggggatcagtgcctccaaatccgaggccatggtcctgagccggaaaagggtagagtgccttctccgggtcagggggggtgtcctgccccaagtggaggagtttaagtatctcgggatcttgttcacgaatgggggaagaaaggagcgggagatcgacaggcggattggcgcagcgtctgctgtcaagcgggcgctgtaccggtccgtcgtggtgaagagagagctgagccaaaaagcgaagctctcgatttaccggtcgatctacgttcccaccctcatctatggtcatgagctttgggtcatgaccgaaagaacgagatcgcggatacaagcggccgaaatgggttttctccgtagggtggctgggctctcccttagagatagggtgagaagctcagtcatccgggagggactcagagtagagccgctgctccttcacatcgagaggagccagttgaggtggcatctggtcaggatgcctcctggacgcctccctggtgaggtgttccgagcacgtcccaccgggaggaggccccggggaagacccaggacacgctggagagactatgtctctcggctggcctgggaacgcctcgggattcccccggaagagctagaagaagtggctggggagagggaagtctgggcctcccttctgaagctgctacccccgcgacccgacctcggataagcggaagaagatggatggatggatggatggatggatggatggataaaactGGAAGGGTCAATTGCtataatttggagtctagagggccacataaagaGCTATGGGGGGCagatttggccctcgggccttgagtttggcACATGTGCCATATATGATAATCTCATGTGAACTCTTTTCAATATCTGTTTCTTGagaaagttaattttgcttgtttagtcaaacattttattttcttttgcatagtGGCAAAAGAGAGTGGGAaagaaaatttataataaatagatgtaaaaacatgaaaaagtaaaagataaaatctATAATCTTTAACTAGtgatttctaaaaagaaattctacaaccactaaaatctgaggcctccatttttctttacatttagtGAAGAAGGAGGTTgtgctcagtttcttcttcagaggttttcatgtcgtttccttcagtagttcttgatgcagcgcccccacaggtgaggaggggaacaggttttataaaccactgaacacataaaaaaatatcagtttctctgatATCCTGATGTTTCTACCCTGAGTTGTTTCCTCACTTCCTAAATCAGATTTTGGAAACATCCAGAGATCCCGTCTCTCCCTCCTCTGGgtgaaacatggcggtggcagcatcatgctgtgggacagGAAGCTGCTcatggatggagctaaaaacCTGCAGAGGGCCTGAggctggggtcaaaggtcactttCCAGCAGGTCAACCACCCTGAACGTCCAGCCACAGAGATTTTgggatggcctagtcaaagtctgaatcagctgagaatctgtggaaagaccTTAAAGTGAGTCTGCTGAAGAGAACGGCTATCAGAACCATTAGAGGTTCTGCAGAGTTCTGACCCAGACGACTGAAACATGAACAGATTTCCATCAGTGAAGATCAGTTTGGACCACCAGGTCGTCCTTCCACTCACTTTTCCTCTGCTTGGTGTTGGTTAAACGCTCTGAGGCTGAACCTGACTGAGGATCAGCAGGTGTTCCTCTgatggggtcagaggtcagggctTTAAGGCAGCAGTTCTGATCGACCAATCACATTCCTGCTTTCAGGCTCCATTTGTTCATGAAGTTCAGAGAAATTCTGTTAGTTTGtcataaaactgacaaaaagattttaaaaatctattttgattcatttgattcacagaatattaaacaaaatgcagatgattcatttctgttcatttgatacaaatcaaaatctaaaaacattaaaacagctGGCAGAACCTGAAGGCAGCAGGGAACCGGGCCGGCTGAGCAAAACCAGAACTGAAGCAGCCTGAGGAACGAACTGGGCCTGGGGGCGGAGCCAAGACATCGGGGGCGGAGCCGCGGCCCCTATGAGGCGGCGGGGTCGTCTGCGGTGACCTTCAACAGCGAGGACGAcatgcagagcagcagctgccCTGCGGTTCTGGTCAGAACGCAGGACGGATCTGGAGACACGGAGACAGACCGTCGGCCGGATCCGATCGGAGTCCAGAACCAGACGGAACCATCGGCCGGCCTCACCTGAGGACGTGttggactctggagaacctgaagTCGTAGGACAGCGATGACGTCTCCAGCAGCGTGGCTCTGACCGCCAGGCTGCACTGCAGGTCAGTGGGCTGCACCTTatagaggtcaaaggtcagcctGAAGACACCCCTCTTCCTCGGCAGAATCTGAAACAGACAGAAGATCGAAGACATTTCATTTGTGTATGGATGAGGCCAAAATCAATGTGTTCAAAGCTTATTGAACTTCCTGGTATTCAGATCCTTTATGGTGGAAATTTAAAATCCTGCAGAAGCTTCAGGCCGATTCTAACGACTCCCTGAGaaatctgctgcagaaacaggtTCAGCTGTGCAGTGAGACGGTTCAACATGTCAGCACGGAGCAGACACTCAGGAGAAACAGGATCAATACGTTTCTGTGTCGTTTGTGCAGCTAAATGAAcagatttattcatgttttcacatCGTTCTGTCAGTGGAAACATTGATATGCAAATctgtagaaaattatttatgttggttcttttttctgtctatcTGGAGCCTGTTCAATAAagaaatcaatcaaatcaaaacctGCTGCTGCCCCATGCTGGAGGAACTGAAGAATGCAGCTGCTGAGACTCAAACTGGGATTCTCAGgtaggggtcaaaggtcaggggTCATGGCTGTCAGCTGGAGAAGGATGGAGCGCTGCctacaggtcagaggtcaaagcgACTGAAGCATGTCTGCAGTGATTCTGCTGTAGATCAGTGTTGTTCACAGTGAGGCCTGCAGTTCCTTAAGgagccaccagagggcgccagGTCCCCGCTGCCTTCAGTGTTACAGTCTGTGTAGCCCTGCTCCAGCTGGCTGCTGGTCGCCTCTCTGTGGATCTTTTCCCTCCATGTTCCAGCGATCTGACCCGGCAGAATCAGAACCTTCAGTCCACTCTGTCCTGGAGGTTCCCCTCCATCAACTGGAGGCGGCGGACCCCGACCCTTTCTGGGTCTCACCTTGCTCTGGAACCACGTCTGGCCCTCATCCAGCACCATCAGCGGGGCGCCACTGGGCAGCGCCTGGAAGAACTCCTCCGAGTCCACCACGGTCCCGTCCTCTTCCAGAACCAGAGTCAGGACGCTGCAGCAGGACAGCGTGAAGACCGCGACCGCCTGGACACCAAGAGGACAAACCGGTGAGTCCGAGCGTCTCCAGGCGGGACGGAGCCGCCGCCGACCGTCACCTGCTCCAGCAGCTGGGGAAGCGGAGCCGCCAGCAGACCGCGGCGCCGCCGCTGGCCGACGGTGCAGACCCGATGGCGGCGAGGCCCAGAGGACGGCAGGACGCGGCGGGACACGGCGGTGTGGACGGTGGACACGGACCTGATGGGGAGGAGGTCAGCAGAAATAACAAACATCATCCAGACCACAGGAAGTCCTAAAGACTGAAACCAGAACAGGAGCCAACTTTTCTCTTCAGGACGTTGATGAAGCAGCAAACTGAGAGCAGATTAAAGCTGAGATTAGACAGGATGTGATGAAGGGATTATTTCCTCTAAAGTCTCTTTGTTCAGCGTTTCCTGAGCTACAAACAGCTAAATGTAACAGTCCTGAATGATTGGACGGAATAAAAGACTGAAATGAgccaaaggtcaaaggtcaagaaGTCCTGCAGCTTCCAGAACAAAAGCAGGTTAAAGTCTGAACCTCCATCAGAATCTAGTTTTTCTATCTGAGACGTTTGACAGGAAGAAGCTTCGAAGCTGATCTGCttcattaaacatattttaataaaacactttagGAATATTTCTAATTATTGCCCCATTCTTGCCTTCCTGACTGCtgtaaagtattcacaccccagcAGATTTAAAGGGACCAACTCGGTTCTTCAGATCAACCCAACCAGAGTCCAAGTTTCTGGTTGGTTGCTCCAGAGTTCTGATAGAAACTTTCAACCCAAACAGCTGGTCGGAACCGCAGATCCGGTCCAAGCTGCGCATGTCCGCCCTGACCCCCCCTCACCACCATTAAAGGAGAATCAAGTCAAAATGCAATCAGGGAAACTGAGCAGCTAAAGTCTGAAAGTGATTTTAATAACAGCGACTGATCCtgttttcaaccacaaactttcatgAGTTTTACTGACTTTTAGAGACAAACCAACAGGAAGTTGGTCAGaattatgaagtggaaagaaaacatttattttctgaatcatTTGAATTAAAGTGTCAAAACTTTGATCTACAGACTTTATGAAACATCTGCAGCTCAGACAggatggatggagaacatctggGAACATCAGTTCTCAGTCAGGATTAGCTCTGGCCTTTGACTAGGACACTCCACCATATTAACCTGGTTTGATGTGAACGTGTCCGACTCCGGGCCTCCAGTTCTtccatcctgcagcttttaaactCGTCTCTTCACCCAACTGCAGCTGAAGAGGTGAATAAAGTCCAGCTGGGATTTAATCTGAGTCTGACTGCAGATGAGGATTAAACTCAGATTATTATTCCAGAAACTGGGTTGAGTTGTTTAAACTTCCTGGATGGATCAGGAAGTCCTGCCGACGTCTCAACCAATAAGAGTCAGGAGGTTGatgctggttgccatggaaacggcGCCTCCTGCTGGAGGAAATTCCGGGTCCAGTTGACCCGGAATTCTGGACTCAGACTGGTTCCGTCTAGCTCTGGGGCATTTAGTCCAGCGCTGGGGCAGTTAGTTCAGCTCTGGGACTGTTAGTCCAGCTCAGGGGCAGTTAGTCCAGCAGGGGCAGTTAGTCCAGCTCTGGGGCAGTTAGTCCAGCAGGGGCAGTTAGTCCAGCTTTGGGGCAGTTAGTCCAGCTCTGGGACAGTTAGTCCAGGAGGTCTTTCCTGATATTTCAGgacaattatgaaaaaaaaagtttttctaacTCCAACATCAgatctacatttttattcacaaacaagTGTTACAAGTTAAACTCTGATGGGAAAAATATATTCTTGCACATAAGTTGATGGTTAGAGGGCTCAGATCCCTCtgggcctggttctggttctgctgcaccAATCAGAAACTGAGAGCTGAGAAAAGATGGCGTCTGATTGTACGAAGGAGTAGGACAGCTGGATGatgtacttcctgttttcttctcagaggaagtgatgtcactgAACGGCTGAACATCTcagatgattttaaaaactgttgaactgaaatttatttcatatttatgggtgaaaatgaatcagaaaaaaaagtctacttTAAGTTTGATCAAAACTCCATGAAGACACAAAACTGATCTGAGTTtgaatttgatatttattgatacaaagagacaaacaatatcagacactaaaaacaggatgaaaatcattcaggtcaaaggtcatcatgATCCAATCAGAGTCTCTTTAGattcaaactgctgcagcttctgaggatcagcaggaaacagaaacgATTCAATACAGAGATCAGatcctgcagagagaagaaagaTGCAGAGATCAGATCAGT is a window of Xiphophorus maculatus strain JP 163 A chromosome 21, X_maculatus-5.0-male, whole genome shotgun sequence DNA encoding:
- the LOC106700285 gene encoding cell death activator CIDE-B-like → MMFVISADLLPIRSVSTVHTAVSRRVLPSSGPRRHRVCTVGQRRRRGLLAAPLPQLLEQAVAVFTLSCCSVLTLVLEEDGTVVDSEEFFQALPSGAPLMVLDEGQTWFQSKILPRKRGVFRLTFDLYKVQPTDLQCSLAVRATLLETSSLSYDFRFSRVQHVLRSVLRSDQNRRAAAALHVVLAVEGHRRRPRRLIGAAAPPPMSWLRPQAQFVPQAASVLVLLSRPGSLLPSGSASCFNVFRF